Genomic window (Rubeoparvulum massiliense):
GCAAAAAAGGCAGCTCCTGCCTTCATCTCTTGGAGATCCTCTGTCTTACTGCGATGACCTTCTGGAAAGATCCCGATCACATGTCCTGATTTCAATAGTTTTAATGTGGTCTTGATCGTTGAAGCTCCCACTGCGTCGCGGTTAACCGGGAAGGCACCTACATGGGGAAGGAGTTGCTTAATAATCGGGAGGCGGAACAGTTCTTGCTTGGCCATGAAATGAACCTTTCGAGATGAGGTTACACCAACCAAGAGTGGATCACGATTGCTGATATGATTCGCACAGAGCAAAGCAGAGCCTTCTTGAGGGATATTTTCAATCCCCCTCACTTTATATCGAAAAAAAAGCAAGAAGTATCCTTGGACGATCCGTTTTGCAAAATCGTAAAAGCTCATCATTCTTGCCCTACTTTCTGCTGATAGTGAGCGATAATTTGCGATACCACTTCCTCCAAGGTGAAAGCGGTGGTATCAATGAGGATGGCATCATCCGCTTGAATTAATGGGGAGGCTGCTCGCTCTCGATCCCTCTGGTCACGGACCTGAATCTCCTGATAGATCTCTTGATAAGATGGCTTCTCACCTTTTGCAAGCAATTGTTCATAGCGGCGACGTGCTCGCTCTTCTACAGAAGCAGTAAGGAAAATTTTGCAGCAAGCATTAGGTAGAACACGGGTACCAATATCACGACCATCCATTACTACGTGTCCATCTCTAGCCATCTCGCGTTGCTTTTCTACCATCAATTGGCGAACACGCGGATGCTTAGCGACTGTAGATGCATGACGTGATACAAGCTGGCTACGAATCTCTTCGGTGACATCTTTTCCATTTGCAATGACCCGTTGTCCATGCTCATCGTGCTTCAGCGTGATGGTTGATGCAGTAAGCAACTGAACTAACTGCTCCTCTGACTCTAAATCACACTGGATCTCCAGTGCAAGTAAGGCTAAGGCACGATACATCGCGCCCGTATCTACGTAAGTCATATGTAAGGATTTTGCAACCTGTTGAGCAACTGAACTTTTTCCAGCCCCAGCAGGGCCATCAATGGCAATATTATAATCTCCCATAGCACACCTCTTGAAGGAAAAATACAAAAAAGCAGGGGATTCCTG
Coding sequences:
- the cmk gene encoding (d)CMP kinase, yielding MGDYNIAIDGPAGAGKSSVAQQVAKSLHMTYVDTGAMYRALALLALEIQCDLESEEQLVQLLTASTITLKHDEHGQRVIANGKDVTEEIRSQLVSRHASTVAKHPRVRQLMVEKQREMARDGHVVMDGRDIGTRVLPNACCKIFLTASVEERARRRYEQLLAKGEKPSYQEIYQEIQVRDQRDRERAASPLIQADDAILIDTTAFTLEEVVSQIIAHYQQKVGQE
- a CDS encoding lysophospholipid acyltransferase family protein yields the protein MMSFYDFAKRIVQGYFLLFFRYKVRGIENIPQEGSALLCANHISNRDPLLVGVTSSRKVHFMAKQELFRLPIIKQLLPHVGAFPVNRDAVGASTIKTTLKLLKSGHVIGIFPEGHRSKTEDLQEMKAGAAFFALKSRSMLVPVGIIGPYRLFKPVYVHFGPAIDVDAFITEHEDLDGKEQLHLLTELLSQRIDALIHGGVGVDKE